A part of Candida albicans SC5314 chromosome 2, complete sequence genomic DNA contains:
- a CDS encoding uncharacterized protein (Ortholog of S. pombe Stm1 G-protein coupled receptor; PQ-loop domains; constitutive expression independent of MTL or white-opaque status; Hap43-repressed): MSSIVYNMLTTAGSPITTIQPSTWRTQISGVMGSTSLACWIVLLMPQLIEQWRLKSAEGIAIGFITIWFMGDIFNLIGALWAKLLPEVIFLAVWFCIADFLMIFSYVYYTKIYPKHHHQHHHHEHGQGDNEENHHHHHHHHHNKRKSRGNDNESSPLLNTTRSRSSSTGHGDSTHKRTRRRSSTLTDIALEPEYHSIFIKYILPILFVIGCGTLGFFISGTSGENNSPDDNTPPSPPPSDDIIAIGPQVMGYCSALLYLGARIPQIIQNHQRKSVHGLSLLFFLFSTLGNLTYAGQILFYRNDSQYILLNLSWLLGSLGTIFEDSLIFLQFYMYRDNNKDEATVE; the protein is encoded by the coding sequence GGCAGGTTCTCCTATCACCACCATACAACCATCAACATGGAGGACACAAATCAGTGGAGTTATGGGTTCAACATCATTAGCATGTTGGATAGTTTTATTAATGCCCCAATTAATCGAACAATGGAGATTAAAATCAGCTGAAGGAATAGCTATTGGGTTTATTACTATTTGGTTTATGGGagatattttcaatttaattggaGCATTGTGGGCAAAATTATTACCCGAAGTGATTTTTTTAGCCGTTTGGTTTTGTATTGCTGATTttttaatgatattttcTTATGTTTATTATACCAAGATATATCCtaaacatcatcatcaacatcaccaCCACGAGCATGGGCAAGGagataatgaagaaaaccaccaccaccaccatcatcatcaccataATAAGAGAAAAAGTAGAggaaatgataatgaatctAGTCCATTATTAAATACTACTAGAAGTAGAAGTAGTAGTACTGGCCATGGAGATAGTACTCAcaaaagaacaagaagaagaagtagtACATTAACTGATATTGCTTTAGAACCAGaatatcattcaatttttattaaatatattttaccaattttatttgttattgGATGTGGAACATTAGGATTTTTCATCAGTGGTACTTCAGGTGAAAACAACTCCCCCGATGATAACACTCCACCTTCTCCTCCTCCTAGTGATGATATTATTGCTATTGGACCACAAGTTATGGGGTATTGCAGTGCCTTATTATATTTGGGTGCAAGAATTCCccaaattattcaaaatcatcaacgTAAAAGTGTTCATGGATtaagtttattatttttccttttttcaacattagGTAATTTAACTTATGCTGgacaaattttattttatcgTAATGATTCtcaatatattttattaaatttaagTTGGTTATTAGGTTCATTAGGAACAATTTTTGAAGattcattgattttcttACAATTTTATATGTATCGTGATAATAACAAGGACGAAGCAACTGTTGAATAA
- a CDS encoding uncharacterized protein (Putative protein of unknown function; Plc1-regulated; transcript induced by Mnl1 under weak acid stress; flow model, rat catheter, Spider biofilm induced) → MSFIYPQPMSYYNHSNSSSDNITNNNTTTTTMSIDIPNCLTPTINLEDQLKLMKQQLSSNSNSNSTSTTSLTKTNTNTNTTNSHVSSPSETLQPLSPPLSPYQRNATLFSIKQPLPQLPACNPNSKSYLKTGNHEFNLENFNDYKLTIDIKPIAKNYYHNQLDFLNKYDIKRNSSHTVANVASLPTRKYKKRLVYDSNDDITFATDVERVRTRRVARSSGGSGKLATDDDDESSNIPSTPPPPPKKKKKVSHGHSSSSPSTPIMALQQQLIDESIPDYSPDVTTTLPPNNSKCLKIEWKGQPMDLSNDPNLNKLTHPAEILLASILRLPVAVYLDSKRRLFYEKVSRLRQGKGFRRTDAQKACRIDVNKASRLFAAFEKVGWLNDELFEKYL, encoded by the coding sequence aTGTCGTTTATATATCCTCAACCAATGAGTTATTACAACCACTCTAATTCATCCTCAGATAATATTACTAATAACAACACTACTACAACAACGATGTCAATTGATATTCCTAATTGTCTTACTCCTACTATCAATCTTGAAGATcaattgaagttgatgaaacaacaattgtcatccaattcaaattcaaactcTACTTCAACAACTAGTTTAACTAAAACTAATACTAACACTAACACAACCAATTCGCACGTCTCATCTCCTAGTGAGACTTTGCAACCATTATCACCACCATTGTCACCTTATCAAAGAAATGCTacattattttcaattaaacaaCCATTACCTCAATTACCAGCTTGTAATCCTAACAGTAAATCATATTTAAAAACTGGTAATCatgaatttaatttagaaaactttaatgattataaattaacTATTGATATCAAACCAATTGctaaaaattattatcataatcaattggattttttaaataaatatgatATTAAAAGGAATTCAAGTCACACTGTTGCTAATGTTGCTTCATTACCGACgagaaaatataaaaagaGATTAGTATACGATtcaaatgatgatattaCTTTTGCTACTGATGTTGAACGAGTAAGAACTAGAAGAGTTGCTAGATCTTctggtggtagtggtaaATTAGCtactgatgatgatgatgaatcCTCGAATATTCCATCAactccaccaccaccaccaaaaaagaaaaagaaggtTAGTCATGGCcattcttcatcttcaccttcaacaccaataatggcattacaacaacaattaattgatgaatctATACCAGATTATTCACCTGATGTAACTACGACATTACCTCCTAATAATTCCAAatgtttaaaaattgaatggaAAGGTCAACCAATGGATTTATCTAATGATCctaatttaaataaattgactCATCCAGCAGAAATTTTATTGGCTAGTATATTAAGATTACCCGTGGCAGTATATTTAGATTCTAAACGAAGATTATTTTATGAAAAAGTATCACGATTAAGACAAGGTAAAGGATTTAGAAGAACTGATGCCCAAAAGGCTTGTAGAATTGATGTTAATAAGGCAAGTCGATTATTTGCTgcatttgaaaaagttggatggttaaatgatgaattatttgaaaaatatttataa